From one Formosa sediminum genomic stretch:
- a CDS encoding DUF5687 family protein — MIKHFLNLEWKQFTRSASFGKSLGLKILMGFFALYFILVFLALGIGMYPLLEKMFPEQDPFVKFNSYIFYWVLCDLLMRFFFQKLPVLSVKPLLTLPIKRKQVVNFVLRKSAWSFFNFLPLFAIIPFGITLITKEYNVTLILVWMLTMVIITLINNYLNFIVESLSSKTELSFLPIMLISGGLYALNYFEILNISELLANGILAITNTPLLIIVPILILVALYVYNFKILRDKLFLDSSLQTKTQEVNASNLEWTNKFGDIAPFMQLDLKLLWRNKRPKSSVWMLVMGLFYGLLFYPNPTYQDKPYFFAFVGIFSTGIFLINFGQFIPAWDSGYYKLLMSQNLRYKQYLKSKYTLMTLSVIILFVLCIPYVYFGWKVLLAQLAAAVYNVGVNTYVILFGGSYNRKKIDLNERAAFNFQGTGAVQWLIGLPLIILPMVIFAIFNHLFSFEIGCFVLILLGIIGIIFHEKFMKFITQKYIDSKHKMIAAFDQNN; from the coding sequence ATGATTAAACACTTTTTAAACCTGGAATGGAAACAATTTACCAGGTCTGCAAGTTTTGGAAAAAGCTTAGGACTAAAAATATTAATGGGATTTTTTGCATTATATTTTATACTTGTATTCTTAGCATTAGGTATAGGGATGTATCCTTTACTTGAAAAGATGTTTCCAGAACAAGATCCCTTTGTAAAGTTTAATAGTTATATTTTTTATTGGGTATTATGTGATTTATTAATGAGGTTTTTCTTTCAAAAATTACCTGTATTGAGTGTTAAGCCATTACTTACGTTGCCAATAAAACGTAAACAAGTCGTTAATTTTGTTTTGAGAAAATCTGCATGGTCCTTCTTTAATTTTTTACCACTATTTGCAATCATACCTTTTGGGATTACACTTATAACCAAAGAGTATAATGTGACTTTAATTTTGGTTTGGATGCTTACTATGGTAATTATTACGCTAATTAATAATTATTTAAATTTTATAGTTGAAAGTCTATCGTCTAAAACAGAATTATCGTTCTTACCTATAATGCTTATTTCTGGTGGATTATATGCTTTAAATTATTTTGAAATTCTAAATATTTCAGAACTATTAGCCAACGGAATTCTTGCAATTACAAATACTCCGCTATTAATAATTGTGCCTATTTTAATTTTAGTTGCTTTGTATGTTTATAATTTTAAAATACTTCGTGATAAATTATTTTTAGATAGTTCATTACAAACAAAAACACAAGAAGTAAATGCGTCTAACTTAGAGTGGACTAATAAGTTTGGAGATATTGCACCATTTATGCAGTTAGATTTAAAATTACTTTGGCGTAATAAAAGACCAAAATCTTCGGTATGGATGTTGGTTATGGGATTGTTTTATGGATTACTGTTTTATCCCAACCCAACATATCAAGACAAGCCATATTTCTTTGCGTTTGTAGGGATTTTTTCAACCGGTATTTTTCTTATCAACTTCGGACAATTTATTCCTGCTTGGGATAGCGGGTATTATAAGTTGCTCATGAGTCAGAATTTAAGATATAAGCAATATTTAAAATCTAAATATACGTTAATGACGCTTAGTGTAATCATTCTATTTGTATTGTGTATCCCTTATGTATATTTCGGGTGGAAGGTTCTACTTGCGCAATTAGCTGCGGCTGTTTATAATGTAGGTGTAAATACGTATGTTATTTTATTTGGAGGTTCGTATAATCGAAAAAAAATAGATCTTAATGAAAGAGCTGCTTTTAATTTTCAAGGTACCGGAGCTGTGCAGTGGCTTATTGGTTTACCGTTAATTATTTTACCCATGGTGATTTTTGCCATTTTTAATCATCTTTTCAGTTTCGAAATTGGCTGTTTTGTCTTAATTCTTTTAGGCATTATAGGAATCATTTTTCATGAAAAATTTATGAAATTCATAACTCAAAAATATATAGACTCTAAACATAAAATGATCGCTGCTTTCGATCAAAATAACTAA
- a CDS encoding DUF6341 family protein has product MKDFFYAIQDLFVNVLFAPLDAIRELELTNWFAANAFSWIFILIGMGFFVYWMIQLKGFNDNNEEDKSISSHSFL; this is encoded by the coding sequence ATGAAAGATTTTTTTTACGCGATACAGGATTTATTTGTCAATGTATTGTTCGCTCCTCTGGACGCTATTAGAGAACTTGAACTTACAAACTGGTTTGCAGCAAACGCATTCTCATGGATTTTTATATTAATCGGTATGGGATTTTTTGTATACTGGATGATCCAATTAAAAGGGTTTAATGACAATAATGAAGAAGATAAAAGTATATCTTCTCATTCATTTCTATAA
- a CDS encoding phenylacetate--CoA ligase family protein: MKIFNLTLQLNGFPLQEAKRTLSNIQKLNATAYEDYLNSKKREIIAFHLKHNSFYKSFGKNIDLEHWNSVPVMTKRDLQQPLNQRLSEGFSPKNVYLNKTSGSSGDPFVFAKDKTCHALTWAEIQNRFGWYGIDFNRSLQARFYGIPLDKFGYYKERIKDKLSSRYRFSIFNLSDTALDNYLSIFKTKPFDYINGYTSAIVQFAKYLNTKNLVLKTVCPTLKCCVVTSEMLFPDDKLLLEQQFGVPVINEYGASELDLIAFQNPEDIWQVNSDTLFVEVLDDKNLPLPYGQEGRIVITSLYNKAHPFIRYDLGDIGVLSKTSTSQKPVLEKLIGRTNDMAILPSGKRAAGLTFYYITKTIIEDDGNVKEFVITQNTAAEFKIDYVGKSEISKPKQRAIIEEMTRYLEAGLIITFEKHNVLKRSKSGKLKQFKSLVSQ, encoded by the coding sequence TTGAAGATATTCAATCTTACGTTACAACTTAATGGTTTCCCTTTACAGGAAGCCAAACGCACACTTTCTAATATTCAAAAATTAAATGCAACGGCGTATGAAGACTATCTAAATTCTAAAAAAAGAGAGATTATTGCATTTCATTTAAAACATAATTCGTTTTATAAATCTTTCGGAAAAAATATAGATCTAGAACATTGGAATTCTGTTCCTGTAATGACAAAACGCGATTTACAGCAACCATTAAATCAGCGATTATCTGAAGGCTTTTCGCCTAAAAACGTATACTTAAATAAAACGTCTGGTTCGTCTGGAGATCCGTTTGTGTTTGCAAAAGATAAAACCTGCCATGCTTTAACTTGGGCTGAAATACAAAACCGATTTGGTTGGTATGGTATCGATTTTAACCGTTCGCTTCAAGCACGATTTTATGGTATTCCGTTAGATAAATTTGGCTATTATAAAGAGCGTATAAAAGATAAGCTAAGCAGCCGTTATCGCTTTTCTATTTTTAATTTAAGCGATACTGCTTTAGACAATTATCTAAGCATTTTTAAAACCAAACCATTTGATTATATAAATGGTTATACGAGCGCTATTGTACAATTTGCTAAATATTTAAACACTAAAAATCTGGTTTTAAAAACGGTATGCCCTACTTTAAAATGCTGTGTAGTTACATCGGAAATGCTTTTTCCTGACGACAAACTACTTTTAGAGCAGCAATTTGGAGTTCCTGTTATTAACGAATATGGCGCCTCTGAACTAGATTTGATTGCTTTTCAGAACCCAGAAGATATTTGGCAGGTAAATAGCGATACGCTTTTTGTTGAAGTTTTAGACGATAAAAATTTACCTTTACCTTACGGACAAGAAGGCCGAATTGTAATTACTTCGCTTTACAATAAAGCACATCCATTTATTCGATACGATTTAGGCGATATTGGGGTTCTATCTAAAACCAGTACATCACAAAAACCTGTTTTAGAAAAGTTAATTGGACGTACAAATGATATGGCTATATTGCCAAGTGGTAAACGCGCAGCAGGATTAACATTTTATTACATTACAAAAACCATTATTGAAGACGATGGTAATGTAAAAGAATTTGTAATTACCCAAAATACAGCAGCCGAATTTAAAATAGATTACGTGGGTAAATCTGAAATTTCTAAACCTAAACAACGCGCTATAATTGAAGAAATGACACGATATTTAGAAGCTGGCTTAATTATTACTTTTGAAAAACATAATGTTTTAAAACGCTCTAAAAGTGGTAAATTAAAACAATTTAAGTCTTTGGTGTCTCAATAG
- the upp gene encoding uracil phosphoribosyltransferase: MLIHNLSKENTILNVFMSELRDKTIQTDNMRFRRNIERIGEILAYELSKSLHFKSKIIETPLDTTEINLPENEIVICSILRAGIPLHNGLLNYFDAAENAFISAYRHHKSAPERFEIIVEYLACPSLENKTLILADPMLATGQSMVATYEALKPFGTPKEIHLVSVIGAEEGVAYVSNHFKNENAHLWISTIDKNLNEKGYIVPGLGDAGDLCFGQKLQQ, translated from the coding sequence ATGTTAATTCACAATTTATCTAAAGAAAACACCATTTTAAATGTATTTATGTCTGAATTACGAGATAAAACCATTCAAACAGACAATATGCGTTTTAGACGTAACATTGAACGTATTGGCGAAATTCTGGCATACGAACTTAGTAAGTCGTTACATTTTAAAAGTAAAATTATTGAGACCCCTTTAGACACTACTGAAATTAATTTACCAGAAAACGAGATTGTAATTTGTTCTATTCTACGCGCTGGGATACCATTACACAATGGTCTTTTAAATTATTTTGATGCTGCAGAAAACGCATTCATATCAGCTTACAGACACCATAAATCTGCCCCTGAACGTTTTGAAATTATTGTTGAATATTTGGCATGCCCAAGTTTAGAAAACAAAACTTTAATTCTGGCAGACCCCATGCTAGCTACAGGCCAATCTATGGTTGCAACTTACGAAGCTTTAAAACCTTTTGGCACTCCCAAAGAAATACATTTAGTAAGTGTAATTGGAGCTGAAGAAGGCGTAGCATATGTATCTAATCATTTTAAAAATGAAAATGCGCATTTATGGATTTCTACAATAGATAAAAATCTAAATGAAAAAGGCTATATCGTTCCTGGTTTAGGAGATGCAGGAGATTTATGTTTCGGACAAAAATTACAACAGTAA
- a CDS encoding ferredoxin--NADP reductase yields MAFHKLAIQDINKETAAAVTISFDVPSSLKEKFSFKAGQYITLKTEIDGKDIRRDYSICTSPKSGTLTVAVKAIENGLFSKYANTTLKVGDVLEVAEPNGRFVFEADASKTRTVAAFAAGSGITPIMSIAKTILEDEPNSHFILIYGNKTPKDTIFFNALLALHSKYTERFSIQMIFSQSQEENAMFGRIERSTVNFLLKNTYKNNKIDTFYLCGPEGMITTTKDVLKDFGVAESDIHFELFTAPVTSENTANTTVVNDGSTIIKIIVDDEETEFVMSQKQSILEAAIAKQIDAPYSCQGGICSSCIARVTEGAATMTQNNILTDSELAEGLVLTCQAHPTTPSIVVDYDDV; encoded by the coding sequence ATGGCATTCCATAAACTTGCAATACAAGATATAAATAAAGAAACAGCAGCTGCAGTAACAATTAGCTTCGATGTTCCTTCATCCTTAAAAGAAAAATTCAGCTTTAAAGCTGGACAATATATTACATTAAAAACTGAAATAGACGGCAAAGATATTCGCAGAGATTATTCTATTTGTACATCTCCAAAAAGCGGCACATTAACGGTGGCTGTTAAAGCTATAGAAAACGGTCTGTTCTCTAAATACGCTAACACAACTTTAAAAGTAGGAGATGTTTTAGAGGTCGCAGAACCTAACGGACGTTTTGTTTTTGAAGCAGATGCTTCTAAAACTAGAACGGTTGCTGCTTTTGCTGCCGGGAGCGGAATTACCCCTATAATGAGTATTGCTAAAACTATTTTAGAAGATGAACCTAACAGTCATTTTATTTTAATTTATGGTAATAAAACACCTAAAGACACTATTTTTTTCAACGCATTATTAGCACTTCATAGTAAATATACTGAGCGTTTTTCTATTCAAATGATTTTTAGTCAATCTCAAGAAGAAAACGCTATGTTTGGAAGAATAGAAAGAAGTACAGTTAATTTTTTATTGAAAAACACTTATAAAAATAATAAAATTGACACCTTTTACTTATGTGGTCCAGAAGGTATGATTACCACAACAAAAGATGTACTGAAGGATTTTGGTGTTGCAGAATCCGATATTCATTTTGAATTATTTACCGCACCTGTTACCTCTGAAAATACAGCAAATACAACAGTTGTTAATGATGGATCGACTATCATAAAAATTATTGTAGATGATGAGGAAACCGAATTTGTCATGTCTCAGAAACAATCTATTCTTGAAGCTGCGATAGCAAAACAAATTGATGCACCATATTCTTGCCAAGGCGGAATTTGTAGTAGTTGTATTGCACGTGTCACAGAAGGTGCAGCAACCATGACCCAAAATAATATTTTAACAGATAGTGAATTGGCAGAAGGCTTAGTATTAACGTGTCAAGCACATCCTACAACTCCTTCTATCGTTGTAGATTACGACGACGTTTAA
- a CDS encoding DUF6427 family protein, whose translation MITSIFSKSKPINFLVVFAITVATFFIAHFKYTEGAGLVQHYVKYFFVFCASFCSILVLDFLVSKNKLTQKSSYEILLYALFLMALPQTMLSENIVYANFFILLATRRILSLRSQIDVKKKLLDAAFWIAIASLFYFWAILFIILIYVALLFHSNTNLKDWIIPVLGVGSVFVLGISYSILVYNDFFSALDLLPAVNLNFNVYNTPQYIIGVTLLVSFGIWSSVFYIRTIKSKKSDFKPAYKVVLVAALIACSIMILSPKKEGGEFLFSFAPLAVIITNYLETIQDKWFKELFLGLLIFVPFCLLLL comes from the coding sequence ATGATTACAAGTATTTTTAGTAAATCTAAACCAATAAACTTTCTAGTTGTATTTGCAATAACCGTTGCAACTTTTTTTATTGCCCATTTTAAATACACAGAAGGGGCGGGATTAGTACAGCATTATGTTAAATATTTTTTTGTGTTTTGTGCCAGTTTCTGCTCAATTTTAGTGCTCGATTTTTTAGTGAGTAAAAATAAATTAACACAAAAAAGTAGTTACGAAATTCTGCTATATGCTTTGTTTTTAATGGCTTTGCCACAAACTATGTTAAGTGAAAATATTGTATATGCTAATTTTTTTATTCTTTTAGCTACACGTCGAATTTTAAGTTTAAGATCGCAAATAGACGTGAAAAAGAAACTGCTTGATGCTGCATTTTGGATTGCTATAGCGTCTTTATTTTACTTTTGGGCTATCCTTTTTATTATTTTAATTTATGTGGCATTATTATTTCATTCCAATACAAATTTAAAAGATTGGATTATTCCAGTATTAGGTGTAGGCTCTGTTTTTGTGCTAGGTATTTCTTACTCTATACTGGTTTATAATGATTTTTTTTCAGCTTTAGATTTGCTTCCAGCTGTTAATTTAAACTTTAATGTATATAACACGCCGCAGTATATTATTGGTGTTACTTTGCTAGTGTCTTTCGGAATTTGGTCTTCGGTATTTTATATACGTACCATTAAATCTAAAAAAAGTGACTTTAAACCCGCTTATAAAGTTGTACTTGTAGCCGCGCTTATTGCTTGTAGTATCATGATTTTATCTCCTAAAAAAGAAGGCGGAGAGTTCTTGTTTTCTTTTGCGCCTTTGGCTGTAATTATAACAAATTATTTAGAAACTATTCAAGATAAATGGTTTAAAGAACTGTTTCTTGGTCTTTTAATTTTTGTTCCGTTTTGTTTATTACTGTTGTAA
- a CDS encoding ABC transporter ATP-binding protein, with amino-acid sequence MITTTNLSKKYNGTQVLNIEHLEIPKGQSLGLVGNNGAGKTTYFSLLLDLIQPTTGHITSNDIQVNLSEDWKPFTSSFIDESFLIGYLTAEEYFYFIGELRGQNKADVDALVAQFEDFFHGEILGQKKYLRDLSKGNQKKAGIVAALIGNPEVVILDEPFANLDPTTQIRLKKLIKDLGEKQGVTVLVSSHDLMHVTDVCERIVVLEKGEIIKDIVTSGETLKELESYFAGTLEV; translated from the coding sequence ATGATAACGACAACAAATCTTTCAAAAAAATACAACGGAACACAAGTTTTAAATATCGAACATTTAGAGATTCCAAAAGGACAAAGTTTAGGGTTGGTAGGTAATAATGGAGCTGGTAAAACAACTTATTTTAGTTTGTTATTAGATTTAATTCAGCCAACTACAGGACATATCACAAGTAATGATATTCAAGTTAATTTAAGCGAAGATTGGAAACCATTTACCTCGTCTTTTATAGATGAGAGTTTTTTAATAGGTTATTTAACAGCGGAAGAATATTTTTATTTTATCGGGGAACTTCGCGGTCAGAATAAAGCAGATGTGGATGCGCTTGTTGCCCAGTTTGAAGATTTTTTTCACGGCGAAATATTGGGTCAAAAAAAATATTTAAGAGATTTAAGTAAAGGAAATCAGAAAAAGGCAGGCATTGTAGCGGCATTAATTGGTAATCCTGAAGTAGTTATTTTAGACGAGCCGTTTGCTAACTTAGATCCAACCACACAAATAAGGTTAAAAAAATTAATTAAAGATTTAGGCGAAAAACAAGGCGTTACGGTGTTAGTATCTAGTCACGATTTAATGCATGTAACCGATGTTTGCGAGCGCATAGTGGTGTTAGAAAAAGGCGAAATAATAAAAGATATAGTTACAAGTGGTGAAACACTTAAGGAATTAGAATCGTATTTTGCAGGAACATTAGAGGTTTAA
- the purD gene encoding phosphoribosylamine--glycine ligase: MTILILGSGGREHTFAWKISQSPLCKKLFVAPGNSGTAAIAENVAIGVTDFEAIKTLVLEHNIDMVVVGPEDPLVQGVHDFFLNDEKLKHVAVIGPEQAAAELEGSKEFAKEFLFRHNIPTAAYQSFNASNVEEGYAFLETLKAPYVLKADGLAAGKGVLILNDLDEAKAELKAMLVDSKFGAASTKVVIEEFLDGIELSCFVLTDGTNYKILPTAKDYKRIGEGDTGLNTGGMGAVSPVPFATDEFLEKIETRIVKPTIDGLVKDNLPYKGFVFIGLIKVGDDPMVIEYNVRMGDPETEVVLPRLKNDLVELFQAVANGTLNEIDLEVDERAATTVMTVSGGYPEAYEKGKEITGLEAIEGSIPFHAGADVKDGKIVTTGGRVLAITSYGNTYQEAIKKSYQNIEKLHFDKMYYRKDIGFDL; the protein is encoded by the coding sequence ATGACAATTTTAATACTAGGTTCAGGCGGAAGAGAACACACTTTCGCATGGAAAATTTCTCAAAGTCCATTATGTAAAAAACTATTTGTTGCTCCGGGTAACTCGGGAACGGCAGCCATAGCAGAGAATGTGGCCATAGGTGTAACAGATTTTGAAGCGATTAAAACCTTAGTATTAGAACACAATATTGATATGGTTGTCGTGGGGCCCGAAGATCCATTAGTGCAAGGGGTACATGATTTTTTCTTGAACGATGAGAAATTAAAACATGTTGCTGTAATCGGACCAGAACAAGCTGCCGCAGAATTAGAAGGCAGTAAGGAGTTTGCTAAAGAATTTTTATTCAGACATAATATTCCAACAGCGGCTTACCAAAGTTTTAATGCCTCTAATGTAGAAGAGGGTTATGCATTTTTAGAAACTTTAAAAGCACCATACGTTTTAAAGGCAGACGGGTTAGCAGCAGGAAAAGGCGTGCTAATTTTAAATGATTTAGATGAAGCTAAAGCTGAATTAAAAGCCATGTTGGTCGATTCTAAATTTGGAGCAGCAAGTACTAAAGTTGTAATTGAAGAATTTTTAGATGGAATTGAATTAAGTTGTTTTGTGTTAACAGACGGCACTAACTATAAAATATTGCCAACGGCTAAAGATTACAAGCGTATAGGTGAAGGCGATACCGGTTTAAATACAGGTGGAATGGGAGCCGTGTCTCCAGTGCCATTTGCTACTGATGAATTTTTAGAAAAAATCGAAACTCGAATTGTAAAACCGACTATCGATGGTTTGGTTAAAGATAACTTACCATATAAAGGTTTTGTATTTATCGGACTTATAAAAGTGGGAGACGACCCTATGGTTATTGAGTATAATGTGCGCATGGGAGATCCAGAAACCGAGGTTGTTTTACCAAGACTTAAAAACGATCTAGTAGAGTTGTTTCAAGCTGTTGCTAACGGAACTTTAAATGAAATAGATTTAGAGGTAGACGAGCGTGCAGCAACTACAGTAATGACTGTTTCTGGAGGCTATCCTGAAGCTTACGAAAAAGGAAAAGAAATTACTGGGCTAGAGGCTATAGAAGGTTCTATTCCGTTTCATGCTGGTGCAGATGTCAAAGATGGGAAAATTGTGACAACAGGAGGCCGTGTTTTAGCGATTACCTCTTACGGTAATACTTACCAAGAGGCCATAAAAAAATCTTACCAAAATATAGAAAAACTACATTTTGATAAGATGTATTATCGTAAAGATATTGGTTTCGATTTATAG
- a CDS encoding PadR family transcriptional regulator, whose translation MANNNLYKGSLNTIILKLLQEKDSMYGYEITQKVKALTQGELSITEGALYPALHKLEADGFLEVEVVKVDNRLRKYYKLTERGTKETADKLSELERYIETMKVLVNPKFSLE comes from the coding sequence ATGGCAAACAATAATTTATATAAAGGGAGTTTAAATACTATCATTCTAAAGTTGTTACAAGAAAAGGATAGTATGTATGGTTATGAAATTACTCAGAAAGTTAAGGCTTTAACTCAGGGTGAATTATCTATTACCGAAGGTGCTTTGTATCCTGCATTGCATAAGTTAGAGGCTGATGGGTTTTTAGAGGTTGAGGTTGTGAAAGTAGATAATCGTTTGCGAAAATATTATAAGTTAACCGAGCGAGGAACAAAAGAAACAGCCGATAAATTATCGGAATTAGAACGCTATATAGAAACGATGAAAGTATTGGTGAATCCTAAATTTAGTTTAGAGTAA
- a CDS encoding DUF4254 domain-containing protein has product MFTTKANAIFQEAINTYHIINTVDQEFLNPYSKDEDLLGHLLYRKCWIDTVQWHYEDIIRDPQIDPVAALTLKRKIDASNQDRTDMVEYIDSYFLEQYKDITPNPDATINTESPAWGVDRLSILALKVYHMEEEATREDATDAHRAACQTKLDILLEQRVDLSTAIDTLLQDIESGKKYMKVYKQMKMYNDDELNPVLRSQK; this is encoded by the coding sequence ATGTTTACAACTAAGGCAAATGCTATTTTTCAAGAAGCTATAAATACATATCATATTATAAATACTGTAGATCAAGAATTTTTAAATCCTTACTCTAAAGATGAAGATTTATTAGGACATTTATTATATAGAAAATGCTGGATAGATACTGTACAATGGCACTATGAAGATATTATTCGTGATCCACAAATAGATCCGGTTGCTGCTCTAACGTTAAAGCGTAAGATTGATGCCTCTAATCAGGATCGTACAGATATGGTAGAGTATATCGATAGCTATTTTTTAGAACAATATAAAGATATTACACCAAATCCAGATGCTACAATTAATACAGAGAGTCCTGCTTGGGGTGTAGATAGGTTATCTATTTTGGCTTTAAAAGTATACCATATGGAAGAAGAAGCGACTCGAGAAGACGCTACTGATGCTCATAGAGCTGCTTGCCAAACAAAGTTAGATATTCTTTTAGAGCAACGTGTAGATTTATCTACAGCCATAGATACATTACTACAAGATATTGAATCTGGAAAAAAATATATGAAAGTATACAAACAGATGAAAATGTATAATGACGATGAGCTTAATCCTGTTTTACGTTCTCAAAAATAA
- a CDS encoding glycosyltransferase family 9 protein, with translation MGDVAMSVPVLRALTMQYPDLKITVLTRPFFKPFFRDLNQVSVYAADLKGAHKGVLGLYKLSKSLKKLNVNAVADIHNVLRTKILKLFCFGIPFAQINKGRSEKKALTQGTIFKQLPTTIERYAQVFKSLGFPVDLSKPTFPKPSILSDKLQVILGHHDTKWIGIAPFAAHESKMYPLDNMESVIKTLSKDFKVFLFGGGAKEVEILNKFQSKYNNVVNLAGQLNFNEELDIISNLDVMLSMDSGNGHMAAMLGKKVITIWGVTHPFAGFGPFNQPDHYALTADRVEFPLIPTSIYGNKFPEGYEKASGTIAPETVVNKILSVI, from the coding sequence ATGGGAGACGTTGCAATGTCTGTACCTGTCTTACGGGCGTTAACAATGCAATATCCCGACTTAAAGATTACGGTGTTAACCCGACCGTTTTTTAAGCCTTTTTTTCGCGATTTAAATCAAGTATCTGTATATGCAGCAGATTTAAAAGGAGCACACAAAGGTGTGTTAGGTTTATATAAACTGTCTAAATCCCTTAAAAAATTGAATGTTAATGCTGTGGCAGATATTCATAATGTGCTGCGTACTAAAATTTTAAAACTGTTCTGTTTTGGAATTCCATTTGCACAAATAAATAAAGGTAGAAGTGAAAAGAAAGCATTAACACAGGGCACAATCTTTAAACAACTTCCAACTACTATTGAGCGTTATGCTCAGGTGTTTAAAAGTTTAGGGTTTCCGGTAGATTTATCTAAGCCTACTTTTCCAAAGCCTTCAATTTTATCAGATAAATTACAAGTTATTTTGGGACATCATGATACGAAATGGATTGGTATTGCACCTTTTGCAGCTCATGAGAGTAAAATGTATCCTTTAGATAACATGGAATCAGTTATAAAAACGTTGTCTAAAGATTTTAAAGTGTTTTTATTTGGTGGTGGTGCTAAAGAGGTTGAAATATTAAATAAATTTCAATCCAAGTATAACAATGTGGTTAATCTTGCGGGGCAATTAAATTTTAATGAAGAATTAGATATTATATCTAACCTAGACGTCATGCTGTCTATGGATTCTGGTAATGGACATATGGCTGCTATGTTGGGGAAAAAAGTAATAACTATTTGGGGTGTTACGCATCCCTTTGCTGGTTTTGGGCCTTTCAATCAACCAGACCATTATGCTTTAACGGCCGATCGGGTTGAATTCCCGTTAATTCCAACTTCAATTTACGGAAACAAATTTCCTGAAGGGTATGAAAAAGCTTCCGGAACGATTGCTCCGGAAACCGTTGTTAATAAAATTTTATCTGTAATTTAA
- a CDS encoding glycosyltransferase family 2 protein → MNHVSTPLVSVVTPVFNAEKFIAQTIQSVISQTYTNWELILVDDGSVDKSLEIISDFQKKHSNIFLYKNVQNSGAAITRNKGMAEAKGAYIAFLDADDFWLPEKLEIQIGLMESRQLEVSFSSYNLMDANGNLLGQHVQALKKLTYNKLLKCNYIGNLTGVYNAERLGKIYTKNLRKRQDWLLWLEAVKRTKQPVIGIQEPLANYRLQPNSMSANKLGLIKYNYSVYKTGLNFSTVKSVYFMLLFIYEYIFVKSKNTIETPKT, encoded by the coding sequence ATGAATCACGTCTCAACACCATTAGTATCTGTAGTTACACCTGTATTTAATGCCGAAAAATTTATAGCACAAACTATCCAGAGTGTGATATCGCAAACCTATACCAATTGGGAACTTATACTTGTAGATGATGGCTCTGTGGATAAATCTTTGGAAATCATATCAGATTTTCAAAAAAAACACTCAAATATATTTTTGTACAAAAATGTACAAAATTCTGGTGCAGCTATAACTAGAAATAAAGGAATGGCAGAAGCAAAAGGTGCTTATATAGCTTTTTTAGATGCAGACGATTTTTGGCTTCCAGAAAAATTAGAAATACAAATCGGGTTAATGGAATCTAGGCAACTCGAAGTGTCTTTTTCTAGTTATAATCTTATGGATGCGAACGGTAACCTATTAGGACAACACGTACAAGCATTAAAAAAACTTACTTATAACAAACTTTTAAAATGTAATTATATCGGTAATTTAACAGGTGTTTATAATGCTGAGCGTTTAGGTAAAATTTATACCAAAAACTTAAGAAAACGTCAAGATTGGTTACTTTGGTTAGAGGCCGTAAAACGAACCAAACAGCCCGTAATAGGTATTCAAGAGCCTTTGGCTAATTATAGGTTACAACCAAATTCTATGTCGGCTAATAAACTGGGCCTCATAAAATATAATTATTCCGTTTATAAAACAGGACTTAATTTCTCTACAGTAAAATCTGTATATTTTATGTTGCTCTTTATATACGAATATATTTTTGTAAAGTCTAAAAATACTATTGAGACACCAAAGACTTAA